Genomic DNA from Brassica rapa cultivar Chiifu-401-42 chromosome A04, CAAS_Brap_v3.01, whole genome shotgun sequence:
ATAGAtctgttgatcaaaaaaaaaagaaaaagtaaagaTAGATCAACGTCAACATACATATTCATTAACCTCGTACGGCACAAcccttctcttctttttctattaAATAAAGTTTTGCCTTTctaatttcaaattatataaattacatTATTACTTTTCACTTTGGAGTATAATTTCATTATTAACCACAAGTAAACGTGTTTGTTAATTTGCTTAGCAGATCTAGTGATCCATGTCTCAGGACCCCACAAATATAGCCGTTAGAAGTGAAGGAGCGGTTTGTTGTCCATAGGCAAAGCTCCGGCGCATTAAACGAAGCTGGTctgccaaaaacaaaaaattttaaatactttgaTCTTTTgcaaagtattttattttatactttcTATATTATTCACTTAAAATAGTTTAACTgttgtcttctttatttttataattttatcttattaacAATACTTTCATCTCGATTTGGAATTAGTATTGCCTAATATAAACTCACACACTAATAGAGCGATGAGGTTCcatttcagaaagaaaaaaatacaaaacatacAACAAGTACGAATTCGAAgctaataattatatttttattgattcaaTATGAACCATGATTTTCTTTGAGACACCAATATGAACCATGATAACACTCATGACAAAGtggataataaattattattttttgtaactgaaaacGAATGATAGTTTTTTGTGTTAAAAGTTAGTTATCAATTTTTATGAGAACAAACATTTTAACTGATTTTTGAAACtcatgcaaaaaaaataattattaaaaatctttGTTAAATTTGCATTCATTGAAAACTAATCCAAAtgttcaaataattattttattcacatgGTCATAACAAAATACATGAGGTAGATCGACCCAATGTAAAAACCAAAGTATTCAAAACACACACAATTAACTAAGAAAacgaataatataataaatgaaaCTAGCCGTTAGAACTCATTTAGTTATTAGAGAGCCTCTGCTCCACCCCAGAGCCTCTTATTACAATCACCTGATCTTTGTCTCCTCTCTCTCACTAGAAGATAAAAAAGAACACAAAGATTCTCTCTCTGTAAGATGGGCACGTGCTATGATGTTCTTTCCCAACGAAACTCATCTCTCTCTGTACAAAACTCTTTCAAATCCAAAACCATTCCCTGTTCCATCCTTGCTTAGGAGTCTCATTCATtcactcttcttcctcctcttctctcttcttcattgATCAACACCACCAttgatcagcctatggcttcaCTTCGAAGCTTCTTTCTCCTTCACctaatcatcatcatcctcttcttcttaGTCTCTCCCGGCTCAAGCCAAGCCTGGGACGGTGTAGTGATCACACAAGCTGATTACCAAGGCCTTCAAGCTGTCAAACAAGAGTTCATCGACCCAAGAGGGGTCTTAAGAAGCTGGAACGGTTCAGGCTTCACCGCTTGCTCCGGAGGCTGGGCTGGAATCAAATGTGCTCAAGGTCAAGTTATAGTGATTCAGCTCCCATGGAAGTCTCTCGGAGGTAGAATCTCTGAGAAAATAGGACAGCTTCAAGCTCTACGCAAGCTTAGTCTTCACGACAACAACCTCGGAGGCTCTATTCCTTTGTCTTTAGGACTCATTCCTAATCTCAGAGGCGTTCAGCTCTTCAACAACCGTCTCACCGGTTCCATCCCTGCTTCTCTAGGTGCTTCTCGTTTCCTTCAGACACTTGATCTCAGTAATAACCTTCTCTCTGAAGCTATCCCTACGAGTCTTGCTGATTCCACTAAGCTTCTTAGGCTTAACCTCAGCTTCAACTCACTCTCTGGTCAAATCCCAGTGAGTCTCACtcgctcttcttctcttcagttTCTTTCTCTTGACCATAACAACCTCTCTGGTCCTGTCTTAGACACTTGGGGGAGTACTAACAACACCTCTCCTAGTCTCCGTGTCTTGTCTCTTGACCACAACTCTCTCTCTGGCCCATTCCCGTTTTCACTTTGTAACTTACTTGACCTACAAGTCTTTTCCTTTAGTCATAATAGGATCAGTGGAGCCCTACCTTCCGAGCTAAGCAAACTCACTAAGCTTACACTTCTAGATTTGTCTCAAAACAGACTCACCGGAGAGATTCCTGATTCCATCACTGATCTGAAAAGCCTTACCTTCTTCAATGTCTCTTACAACAACTTATCTGGTCCTGTTCCCACTCTCTTGTCCCAAAAGTTCAACTCCACCTCCTTTGTCGGAAACCTAGGGCTTTGTGGATACAGTGTTTCTACACCATGTCCTACTATAAACCCTCCTTCACCGTCTCCTACGAAGTCATCTGGCAGGAACCTGAGTACTAAAGACATCATCCTCATTGCTTCCGGAGCACTCCTCATAGTTATGTTTATCCTTGTGTGCATTCTCCTCTGTTGCTTGCTGAGGAAGAAACCAGACAAATCCAAACCTAAAGGCCTAGAGGCTGGACCAGGAACTGCTAAGAAGACCGAGAAAGGAGGAGAAGCTGAGGCTGGAGGTGAGACCGGAGGGAAGCTTGTTCACTTTGATGGGCCACTGGCGTTTACAGCTGATGATCTTCTGTGTGCAACGGCAGAGATCATGGGGAAAAGCACTTACGGAACAGTTTACAAAGCTACACTTGAAGATGGAAGTCAAGTTGCAGTGAAGAGACTGAGAGAAAAGATCACCAAAGGGCAGAAAGAGTTTGAGAATGAGATTAATGTGTTGGGAAGAATCAGACATCCAAACCTCCTTGCACTTAGGGCTTATTACTTGGGACCCAAGGGAGAGAAGCTTGTTGTCTTTGATTACATGTCTAGAGGCAACCTTGCCACATTCCTCCATGGTAAGCTTTGATTATAATTTTATGGGATATGCAACATTTGTATATAACATATggtttaatgtttttgaaaatgcaGCAAGAGGACCTGATGTGCATATCAACTGGCCTACAAGGATGAGTTTAATAAAAGGAATGGCGCGTGGCTTGTTCTACCTTCACACGCACGCAAACCTCATCCACGGAAACCTAACGTCAAGCAATGTACTTCTAGATGAGAACAACAACGCGAAGATCTCAGACTATGGTCTCTCAAGGCTAATGATAACAGCAGCAGGATCAAGCGTGATAGCAACGGCTAGTGCATTAGGTTACAGAGCACCTGAGCTCTCTAAGCTGAAGAAAGCCAACACAAAGACCGATGTTTACAGCCTCGGTGTGATCATACTGGAGCTTTTGACTGGGAAGTCTCCGAGCGAGGCCTTGAACGGTGTGGATCTGCCTCAGTGGGTTGCTACTGCGGTTAAAGAAGAGTCCACTAATGAGGTTTTCGATGTGGAGTTGTTGAGTGATGTGAACACTATGGGTGATGAGTTGTTGAATACGCTGAAACTGGCTTTGCATTGTGTTGATCCTACGCCGTCAACTAGACCTGAAGCTCAGCAAGTTATGACACAGCTTGGAGAGATTAGACCGGAGGAGATGGCAGCGGTGACAACATCTGAACCGTTGATTGATGTTCCTGAAGCTTCTGCTTCCACAAGTCGATAGAAAAAGAGTGGAGAATTTTGCAGAGTAgttgtagttttattttattttgtaattctTTGATTCTCCAAGTAgtgtttcttgttttattttcagttaatgTGTTCTAAACCATTTCATCATTAGTTTGTGTTCGTAAATACTGTAAACTggctatgttttttttatctttgatcAAACAGAGTTCTCTGTTCTCTTAAGCTTGAGTGAACATACGTAAGATGGTAAAAGATATGAGACTCACCCTTTATAATGAGTTTTAGTTTGAAATTTAATTAGGCAGACAGTAGCCCATTTGAAAAGGAGAAAAGACTGGTACGTTTTAGTCTCATTGTCACATTTTAATTAGGCAGACAGTAGCCCATCTTAAACTTAGTTTGGTCACATTTTTCATTTCTTTCAAGGGACTCTTCTTTCAATGCAATATACTTTTACCACTTTTTCGTTTATTTTCACTTCAATGTGGTGACGTTAGGAAAGCTAGGATCTTGTTTGATAAGAAGGAGGTAAAGAGTGTGGTGACATGGAACAGTATGATCTCTGGATACGCAGAGGATTCAGCTGCGTATGTGTTGTTGTCTAATATGTTTGCAGAGTCAGgagattggcaagagagagctaaAGTAAGGAAGCTGATGGAGGAGAGGAAGGTGAAGAAAGAAGCTGGCTATAGTTGGATGGAGGTGAAGAACAAGACTTATGTGTTCTTGGCGGGTGATCGGTCTCATCCTCTCTGCTAAAGTGGAGCTGCAAGTGAGTTCAATGTTTCTTACGTTGTCCTTATATGCTATGTTCTGTCTCAGAAAAGTAACGCTTCCATTTTTTAGTTCTCTATGTACTTTTTTTTATAGTATTAATCTGGTTCTGGTGTGAGTTACTTAATATCTAATCTGTTATTTTTTCAGTTGAACCATGAAGAGAAACTACTTCGTCTACATTTTCAAGACTGGTCAGGTATATATCATTTCTCTTCCTTTTGATCTTCTTTCTCTGCTAATAGTCTTCCTGATCGTTCTATCTTTTTACCCGTGGTGTACATGTTGCTGTTCATTGGACACATGAGCGGGTGTTGTCACTCGGCCAGATTGAGAACGAACGCAGCAGGTATGTAACATGACTTGTGTTTTGTGGTTATGTTGATACCGGTTTATGTCTGAAGGATTAGCATGGTCAGAAAGCTTTGTTCAATTGCCTTAAAGAATCTTTGTTGATTTCTCAAGACCTGTTTGTTCAATTGCCTTAAAGATTCGGCTTTATGCTTTTGTTGGTGCTATGTTACTAActaccatcttcttcttctctagtAAGTAGTGGTCATTACAAGAGTAAATTTGGACGTGATAGATACAACTAATGAGCTCGgatgtttttttcaaattaatttcGTTTATtgtactaatttttttttatgttttttttaaatctatgttttaaatgttatattttaatatgttttatttaataaataaattttatttttaaaaaaaattagtttttttttgttaagaatcCCTAATTAAGAAACTCCCATTGGACCACTCAAAATGAAAGTTTCTTAACTAGAGTTCTTAAGCCCacttaaatacatttatatcattaaattattattaagaaACCCACTTGGATTTCAtgggataatcatgctcttagatAACAATTATTCGGGTTTGTTAATAGGTTTCTCTCCTTGTAGGCTCCACAAATTTCCTTAAAATCGGTCACCAAAAGCGTGAAATGAGAACCGCTTACCATGGGGTTTTCGCACTGTTCGCGGGTCCCACCGACATGTGGCGACCCACGATTGATgcactttttaattttttttaatccgaaaaaaataaaaaataaattaagaaacCCCATTGAGGTTTAGGGATAAAGATGCTCTCAGTAGAATGGATGTGTATGTACACATCGATATTAGCTTTGGTGAAACTTGTTAGAATGAATGTGTATATATGCAGTGATATACATCAATGTGTATATTAACTCTTTCCATAAAATTTGGAAGAAAACTTGTTAGATTTTATTATGGTTGACCACTACAatcaaatatatacttattttctGCCAAGAAATCTTTTGTTTAGGTAGCTACTTTGTAAGCATTATCTGGATTGAGCGTAATGGTCAACTATACTTATAGAAACTAATCTCTCATGTTTTGACTAGTTCATTTTGTATTCAAGATTTACCTAAATCCATAGATATATGCGTTActagttttgtaaaaaaatatgttaaaaatgAATGATTTTCATACAGGGGCTATAAATACTCAAACATGTTTGACATCTTTATCATTCCAAAAAATATCATAGATACACAACATGAACCGTTTGATAGTTTTTGTGTTTATTAGTTCTATGTGTCTTGGGTTAAACGAAGCTTCTTGCAAGAAAAACCATGTAGTATTTCATAATCAACTAACTCCCGGCAGTATTTTGTCGATTGATTGTAAAGATAACATGGGGATCAGGAAATCTGATCAGCTAAGCTTTAATGCAACTCCATATATTGTTGCTTTCAGCGACTATA
This window encodes:
- the LOC103863119 gene encoding probable leucine-rich repeat receptor-like protein kinase IMK3; this translates as MASLRSFFLLHLIIIILFFLVSPGSSQAWDGVVITQADYQGLQAVKQEFIDPRGVLRSWNGSGFTACSGGWAGIKCAQGQVIVIQLPWKSLGGRISEKIGQLQALRKLSLHDNNLGGSIPLSLGLIPNLRGVQLFNNRLTGSIPASLGASRFLQTLDLSNNLLSEAIPTSLADSTKLLRLNLSFNSLSGQIPVSLTRSSSLQFLSLDHNNLSGPVLDTWGSTNNTSPSLRVLSLDHNSLSGPFPFSLCNLLDLQVFSFSHNRISGALPSELSKLTKLTLLDLSQNRLTGEIPDSITDLKSLTFFNVSYNNLSGPVPTLLSQKFNSTSFVGNLGLCGYSVSTPCPTINPPSPSPTKSSGRNLSTKDIILIASGALLIVMFILVCILLCCLLRKKPDKSKPKGLEAGPGTAKKTEKGGEAEAGGETGGKLVHFDGPLAFTADDLLCATAEIMGKSTYGTVYKATLEDGSQVAVKRLREKITKGQKEFENEINVLGRIRHPNLLALRAYYLGPKGEKLVVFDYMSRGNLATFLHARGPDVHINWPTRMSLIKGMARGLFYLHTHANLIHGNLTSSNVLLDENNNAKISDYGLSRLMITAAGSSVIATASALGYRAPELSKLKKANTKTDVYSLGVIILELLTGKSPSEALNGVDLPQWVATAVKEESTNEVFDVELLSDVNTMGDELLNTLKLALHCVDPTPSTRPEAQQVMTQLGEIRPEEMAAVTTSEPLIDVPEASASTSR